The segment TGGTGCGAACCGGAGGAATCAATGCGCATTGCAGTCGGAGCCGATCACGCCGGGTACCTGATGAAAGAGCACATCGGGCGGCTGCTCTCAGAAGCCGGGCACGCCGTGGTCGACGTTGGCACCTACTCCGACGAACCTGTCGATTATCCCGACTACGCGGCGGCGGTGGGCCGCACAGTCCGAGAAGGAAGGGCCGATCGGGGTATCGTCGTCTGCGGATCGGGAGCGGGCGCCGCGATCGCGGCAAACAAGCTGCACGGGATCAGGGCAGCGCTCTCTCACGACACGTACACCGCTCACCAGTCTGTCGAGCACGACGACGCCAACGTCCTGACCATGGGAAGCAGGGTCATCGGACCATCACTCGCAGACGAGATCGTCATGGCGTTCATCAACGCCCGATTCTGTGGAGAGGAACGACACGTGCGCCGGCTCAACAAGGTGCTCGCTCTCGAA is part of the Gammaproteobacteria bacterium genome and harbors:
- the rpiB gene encoding ribose 5-phosphate isomerase B, whose translation is MRIAVGADHAGYLMKEHIGRLLSEAGHAVVDVGTYSDEPVDYPDYAAAVGRTVREGRADRGIVVCGSGAGAAIAANKLHGIRAALSHDTYTAHQSVEHDDANVLTMGSRVIGPSLADEIVMAFINARFCGEERHVRRLNKVLALEEQG